DNA from Halogeometricum sp. S1BR25-6:
GGAGGTGAGGCCGGCGAGGGGGTCCGACTCGTCGAAGCGCGTCGTCACCCGGCAGTCGAACTGGTTCCCGAAGGTGAACGGGTGCGCGGCGGTGTCGAGTCGGCCGCGGGTCCAGTCGTAGCCGAGGCGGTCCAAAACGTCCTCCGAGAGCGCCGTCTGCGACGCCTCGTCGTACGTTCCGTCGAACGGCGTCGGCAGTTCCTCGGCGGCGCGAATCTCCTCGACGAGGGGCACGAGCGTCGCCTTCAGGTCCTCGAATATCTCCTCGACGGTCGAGAGGGGGAGAAACGGTTCGGAGTCCCCGTAAATCGCCTCGAACGGGTGCTTCGAGGCATCGAGGTGTTCCGCCCGCTCGCGGTACAGGTCGACGATGCGTTCGAGCGTCGGCGCCAGGGCGTCGAAGTCGTCCTCGGCCTTCGCGTCCACCCACGTCTCGTGGGCGCTCGACTCGACGCGGGCGATGTCGGCGACCACGTCGTCGGGTACGCGAACGGCGCGTTCGTGCTGGCGGCGAATCTCCCTGACGGCGGCGCGTTCGGCGTCGCCGGTCGCCGCCTCCGCCGCGCGGTCCAGCAGTCGTCCGAGTTCGTCGTCGGCGAGCAACTCGTGTTCCAGCGAGGAGAGCGTCGAACGCTGTTCGGCCCGGGCGGGAGTGCCGCCGGCCGGCATCGTCGTCTGCTGGTCCCACATCAGTATCCCGTCGGCCTGCCGGAGGTTCGAGACCCGGCGGTAGTAGTCGAGGAGGGCGTCGTAGGCGCCGTCGCCGCCGGCCGTGTCGGTCGATGACATACCCGCGGGTCGACTCGGACTCGTATCAAACTCCGTCTGCCGGCAGTCGGCGAAAAAGTCGGTCATCGGGGGTAGCTCGCGCCCTCTACGCGTCGATGTCGTACAGGTCGCCGTACTTCTCGGTAACGTAGTCGGTGAACGCCTCGGCGGTGAAGTCCTCGCCCGTCGCCCCCACCACGAGGTCGTTCGTCTCGTAGCGCGCGCCGTGTCGGTGGACGTTCTCGGTCAACCATTCGTGCAGCGGTTCGAAGTCGCCCTCCTCGATACGTCCTTCCAAGTCGTCGATATCGTCCTCGGCGGCGTCGTACAACTGCGCGGCCATGACCGACCCGAGCGAGTACGTCGGGAAGTAGCCGAAGTTGCCGTGGCTCCAGTGGATGTCCTGCAGACAGCCTTCCGAGTCCGTCTCGGGACGGACGCCGAGGTACTCCTCGTACTTGTCGTTCCACACCTCGGGCACCTCCTCGACGTCGATGTCGCCCGCGATGAGCGCTCGCTCTATCTCGAAGCGGACGATGATGTGGAGGTGGTAGGTCAACTCGTCCGCCTCGACGCGGATGAGGTTGTCCTCGTACACCTGATTGGCGGCCTCGTAGGCCTCCGCTACGGTCACGTCCTCGGCCTTCGGGAAGTGCTCTTTGAACGTCGGGAGCAGCACGTTCCAGAACGCCTTCGACCGGCCGACGTGGTTCTCCCAGAGGCGCGATTGGGACTCGTGGACCGACAGGTCGCGCGACTCGCCAAGCGGCGTCGCGTAGTGCTCGTCAGGCAGGCCGTGGGTGTACGTCGCGTGCCCGAACTCGTGGACCGTCGAGAGCAGCGACCCGAGGGGGTCGGACTCATCGAAGCGCGTCGTCACGCGCGAGTCGAACGTCGTCCCCGAGGAGAACGGATGCGAAGATGTGTCGAGGCGGCCGCGCTCCCAGTCGTAGCCGAGCGTCGAGAGCACGTCGCGGCAGAGTTCCTCTTGGTCCTCCTCGGGGTACTCGCCCGCCTTCGTGAACGCGTCGGTGGCGATGTCGTCGCCCGATTCGCGAATCTCCTCTATCATCGGGACGAGCGTGTCGCGGAGTTCTTCGAGGATGGACTCGGCCTGTTCGAGGGGGAGGCACGGCTCGAAGTCCTCGAACAGCACCTCGTAGGGGTCCCGGTCGGGGTCGATGTGCTCGGCGTACTCGCGCTTGAGTTCGATGTGCTTCTCCAAGTGGGGCGCGAACGTCGAAAAGTCGTCCTCGGCCTTCGCCTCCTCCCACGCGGGCAGCGCCTCCGAGGAGGCGGTCGATATCTCCTCGACCAACTCGGAGGGGACGCTGACGGCGCGGTCGTACTTGCGCCGAATCTCGCGGACGACGGCGGCCTGCTCGTCGGTCAGGTCGGCGTCCGCCAGTTCGTTGAGTCGCTCGCCCACCTCGTCGTCGGTGAGCAGTTCGTGCGACAGCGAGGAGAGCGTCGACAACTGCTGGGAGCGCGCGGGGGTGCCGCCCTCGGGCATCAT
Protein-coding regions in this window:
- a CDS encoding carboxypeptidase M32; translation: MATDAAGADAESAPDAYAELLETYTRVSNVQNAAGLLSWDQQVMMPEGGTPARSQQLSTLSSLSHELLTDDEVGERLNELADADLTDEQAAVVREIRRKYDRAVSVPSELVEEISTASSEALPAWEEAKAEDDFSTFAPHLEKHIELKREYAEHIDPDRDPYEVLFEDFEPCLPLEQAESILEELRDTLVPMIEEIRESGDDIATDAFTKAGEYPEEDQEELCRDVLSTLGYDWERGRLDTSSHPFSSGTTFDSRVTTRFDESDPLGSLLSTVHEFGHATYTHGLPDEHYATPLGESRDLSVHESQSRLWENHVGRSKAFWNVLLPTFKEHFPKAEDVTVAEAYEAANQVYEDNLIRVEADELTYHLHIIVRFEIERALIAGDIDVEEVPEVWNDKYEEYLGVRPETDSEGCLQDIHWSHGNFGYFPTYSLGSVMAAQLYDAAEDDIDDLEGRIEEGDFEPLHEWLTENVHRHGARYETNDLVVGATGEDFTAEAFTDYVTEKYGDLYDIDA
- a CDS encoding carboxypeptidase M32: MSSTDTAGGDGAYDALLDYYRRVSNLRQADGILMWDQQTTMPAGGTPARAEQRSTLSSLEHELLADDELGRLLDRAAEAATGDAERAAVREIRRQHERAVRVPDDVVADIARVESSAHETWVDAKAEDDFDALAPTLERIVDLYRERAEHLDASKHPFEAIYGDSEPFLPLSTVEEIFEDLKATLVPLVEEIRAAEELPTPFDGTYDEASQTALSEDVLDRLGYDWTRGRLDTAAHPFTFGNQFDCRVTTRFDESDPLAGLTSTVHEFGHATYNLGLPDEHYATPLGESGSHGVHESQSRFFENHVGRSKPFWEGFVGTVNDRLGSDATAESAYAAVNRVKPDTLVRVEADELTYHLHILVRFETEKALLGGDIEVSEVPAVWNDKMKEYLGVRPETDSEGCLQDIHWTAGYLAAFQNYTVGSVLAAQLDAAMREDVDDVDGLIRAGEFGPIHEWLGANVHRHGRRYPTDELVVEATGEPLSADTFCAYATEKFESLYGL